The following DNA comes from Mya arenaria isolate MELC-2E11 chromosome 11, ASM2691426v1.
CACAATGAAAGCAAGTGACCAACCTTGGTGGGGAATGAAACGTGTAGCACGTGTTTGTGACTTTTGTTTGACTTTTATGTGCTGGCATCAGCTAGTACCATGAACCTCCAATCAAGCGGTGTGAATTTGGCGGCCTTTCGGCCTTGCTGTGTGAAGTTAGTGGCTTGTTATTCAGTGGCGTCAAGTTGGCGACCTGGTGGCGTAATATTAGCTACTTGGCaacgtgaagttggcggcctagcgccCTTATGTTTTATTACTGCTGAACACCAACAATAGCATTTGCATTTAATAAGGtgcaaaataacaattattgaagTGTTCTTACCGAACGTGTCATTATTATTACCAATTTTTCGccgttttgaatttaaataataagaaatatgcatttgttattgAATTCAGAGCCAAATATGAGGTAATGCTATGTATACTCAAGCCGAGTATTATGTTTCATATACGCTGATCTCGACTTTTCagtgaaaactttaaaaactgGAACGTAACGCCATACTTTTTTACACTATGAGTCGGGGCcaaaggtgctcgtcacattgccagGATATGTACATTAAATCattaatacatttcttttataattttttatttttaatatttttttattcttttattttaattattatttattttggtcaaaatagtgaatatatgtcatttaaaaaattattccacaaattttcatgaaagaaaattagtattataaatgaataaatattttcatgaaaaattgtgaaataattttttaaatgacatgttttcactatcttgaccgaaataaataaataataataaaaaaaaatatgaaaaagtatgtataactgtatccaggcaatgtgacggaTCACCTGTAGTCGGGGCATATAGTCAGTAGAGTCACTGCAGacaaacattcttttaaatgttgcctaagctgtgtataaaaagtaTGTTGTTGGTCAGTTCATGCACGATCGAACTTCATAAGATGTTTCCACTACTTTATTTGATTGCATGTTACGTTCAAACTTCTAAAgcaattaaatcataaaaacaaaatgtaaaataaatctgtGTGAAATGCAATTACTTGCGCAATTGTGCGAACaagaaaatatcaatgttgtaaaaaatgaaacattatagTATGTAGATGTAAATTAAGTAGAACGAAATGTGATTAAAACCGCGAAAATGATTTGCAAAAATTCGATGTCATACAAATTATGACAGATATTTTTCGGTACATAATAATCTAATAAACATAAAGAGATATAAAAAGCGCTATAACTAGAACAggtatatgaaaaaaaaagtatcaATGACTGGATTGTCGTAATTTGTACAATCACATAAAACATGATGACAGTCATTACTCTGCCAGACACTATAATTTGCTCTAATAGAAATACATTCAAGAAAAagctgaaataaacaaatatccgaTTGTCTTCATGCGTTGAGGGCTTTAGATTTTTCACTTacgtaaacatatatttatctcGATGGAAAAATATGActtttaatatcattgtttacAGCATTCATTCTTATTATACTTTTGTCTTGCCAATGCTATTACTAAATCCCGCGTAGCTAATTCCCGTCCAGTAAAGCATTTATTGGTAGCACATGAACTAACTAAATCATACATTTCGGTCGAAATGCTTATCTCTTTCGGATGACCCGTTAAAGCGGAACATGATtctgttattacgaaataaaaaaatacgtattccttctgaaaataaatatatgtttatgtcatCCCAGGAGCTCGTTAGATTtagaagtacatgtacacatgtattttgATACAATTGTATGTATGGTTTCGTTGTTTTCAATATGCGATTCATTTAATCTTAccattaacatgtattttgttgaaGTTTGGTCTGCTTTACGAAATCGgttatcttagcatttttttctaaaacataaaatatttttatcttgaaagatgttaattaaaagataaaagGTTTTACATGCAGTAACACGtttaacattcaaaaatattacttcagacaattaaaaacacaaattgaacaatttGTACCCAGGTCTGTTTAACAACGATCTCGctatgttaaataaatttgataaactaAGATAATGTGTTCATTAAAGCACCCTGGCGTTAGAATGGTTAGCCAGATAGGCcgcaaaaacaacataattccCTCTGTCCGCCAAACGGGGATCCTTAATCAGACTCCCACTGTTATCTGTGTTGCGGACAGGGGTCCGCCCTGGCTTGTGTGACCACATCAGGTTACTGTCCATTCGGTAGAAATGGTAGTCTACGCCGGGCCATATGGCGAGTGCGAAGACGCAGGTACTccggtacatgtacatatgtggCAGCGGAATGAAGCCGTCCCTGATAGTGGCGGCTAAGACGCCCCTCGCTGTGAGCGGCCGTGAGAAACGGCGACCTGTCGCTCGACCTAGAAAATGCTTACAATGTTATTATACCAGTGATCAAAGTAACCACTTACCAGTATTGACAACCGCACATCAGTGACTCAATCCGAAAATAGGAAACAAATGTGATACTATTATTTTGTAAGTGACCCATAAAATGGGCATGGACAGTGGTATGTAAATGACTTATTAAGTTGTTCACCTTCAAGAGCAGGATAATCAGATATGTTATATACTTAAAATAGTATAAAGTAATTGGAATATATGGCAACTTATTTtcgtaaagttatattttattttcgccGCTGTGTTTTAACGTTTTTTATTCACAGGGTTAATgttaagttgttgttttaagtTCAAAAGTTACTTAGTTGCCCTCTGACACGGCTTTGCTATAGAAATACAAAAGAATTCAAGTAAACATAGATGTTACGACATACGATCACGTTTGTGCCATTTGCAAACCGTCTCTGACATCAAAATGCCCTCTGGGGTTCTTACTACACGATGTTTCGCTACGTATAACGAGCTACCGACCAGTCAAGACCGGGAACAATATAAGTAATACTGATCGTATACGAGTACAACACACATTCTGACAAATGAATACTTATGTCTTCCCATTGTGAACCGCTCGTACTGACGTTTAATGATTACAGAACTGGACGAAAGTATGCAATTTAGGGTCCAAGAGAAACTCGTTGAACTTaaagtatgataaaataataaaaaaactgacataaacttggcatcgatgtgtacaatgcattgaaacttactaactgaagtaccacatactttacaatttatttaagtttagcagttatttcgtatttttccattaaaaaagattactgggtatgtctaccaggtagaattcattccttatgcgtgattggctagtcggtgttatcacgtgatattaccgaggtaggtgtatagcttaattatgtcacccgaatAGAATAAGCTGTTGTAGCGCAGTGAGTAAAACGCTGgactacaattttggcgacgcgggttcgaaccaggtctccgacacattttttttttacattttggtacttttttaaaatcattatatcaaagcgtaacacattctattagataattgtcctgagatccgttacagaaaaaaaactttttttggtgccaatctgtgacacagtccctttaacaacaCAGCCATGAAGACATATTTTATAGAGCACTATGCACAACATTAAATCAGAATTCTTAGAGGACCAGCAGGGCTCTGAATCTTAAAAGTATATTCAATCCACTGTTCTCTTCCGCCTGTACCCATTACCTGGTTGAGCAAAAGTGTCGGTCATCCTGTTCGTTGCGTAGTTGTAGCAGTTGTTTCTCGTCACTTGCGGGTAGCGGCTCCACAAGAGGGGGTTAAAATCAGGGAGCCGACAATAAGGGAGCGCCCCGTCCTCGTTTAGGGCGTCGAATGGGTCAAGGACGACCGGTAGGGGTCTTATTACCTAGAGAGGGGGAGAAAATGAAACTAAGCGGTCAAGTATTCAAGGTTTATTCCGTGATGCACGAAAATCATAGTACGGCATAGCtatatgcataaatataaaTCTAAAAATTCGGTAGGTTTAACATTTGTACAAGGCAACGCACTTTACGAAAAAATGTATACTTGTTTGTGTTACTTTTTGTATACTCAGACAATCAGGGCTATACGAATGGTATTTTATCAGTGCGGTTGAATGCATTTGAGGTTCGAAatcaattgattttgaaaaccatgCCTGTAGAACCTCCAACAACCAACGCCATAACGTCAAGTTTGGTGCGTCATTGCAAACATATGTTACAAGAATTACATCGACATAACTTagaaaacattcaaattcaaatgCCACTTTCACCGTTGGCTTAAATGTTCTATTGTCGGCGACGCTGTATTACCCGGCGCCTCAGAAAGTCGGTGACGTGTCTGCGTACGGCGCCCTCTAGCGGTGTGGGTGAAGAGTTAAGAAGCACCAGTTCCAGTTCCGGATTCGTTCCAGCACCGACAGTCCTGTACACGCGCTGGCCGAATACGTTACGGACCTCCACTGTGAAACCTCGGTAACCGAGCCTTTCAGCCAttcttaaacataatataattaaatatcattgtttaaaaatgttatgcttttattcgaacaatatttgttttcggCTCAAACAACATGGTCTGTTTATGATTTCGTACTTTATACAACTTACTTCATGAATCGTAATTTTAATAGAATTCGAAACTTGCTTGGTCCCAAGTAATTAGTATCAACATTTTAGAGAATTAAGAATTAAAACGGCAGCAGTATTTGTCCATACCCAAAAGGGCGTGCTGTtcccatgttttgttttatcttttagaAGATAAATGGAATTTAACGAGGTATATTAAAGAACTAAGTATTGAGATGTTCACAAACCTTGTTGACCGTGACTTTGCCAGCATGATTGACAGGCGACCAAACCAGGGGCTTCTCGTGCCAACTACCCACCTTGGGTCGTCCCTTCCGGAAAACACTCCCATCTCCACACTGTACTGAATAGGACCTGCAAGGCAACAGAGAGGTACTCTTTAGTTTGTTCTGTCTGTTCGGTTTGGAGCGTTAAGTCTCCATGGCAACGGGATCTCTTTACATTGACTTTCTGCTTAAAATGACACGGGGTCGTCACAACGTTTACCTCTTCACGAACCGACAGAGTGCATTGTTACTATGAAACCCGGTTACAGACGCTTAAGTATctgaatacaaaaaaacactagcaattaaaaaaaagaatcacAAATTCAAATTACAAAAAGGAAAAAGGCAAAGAGGACGATTGCAAATGACAAGTAACAATGAGaaaggcaaaaaaataaaagcaagtaGCTAAACCAAAGAACAAAACGCGaatgaaactgaaataaaacgCATAGCAAAATGGTAGAAGTCGAATGGCAAAATCAAAgcaaaactgtaaaaaaaaatgacaaaagtaaagAGCCGGTACCAtatgacgaaaagcaaaactaaaataaaagaaaaacatgcgAATGATGGAAAGTAATccattcaatatcaatatttttttccaattgtgAAGTTCGGctgaaaaatgcaattataagCAGGTAGTCGCACCATATACGCCAGTTTTCATTAAACACATCATTGCAAAAATGGTTCagacaatattttaagatacatctttattttcattatatgagttccttgtaatgaattatttccaACGAATATTAAAGAAACGTATCTGGTCGGTttcaatattgatgtttatCGTAAATTTTATGATACAGAATTAATCGGctacatattacaaaaaaaagtaGAAATACTGTTTACCTGACTTAATAAATTGGCCAGCATTTCCAGAAATCAGGACAAAcgccaaaaataaaaataaaatctccATTTTTTTCACTTAACCCTAAATGAAAGAATCCAAATAATAGATGCCCAGAAATAACCAAGGCTTATAAACGGCAAAACGATCAGCGACGGTTActcatcaaaatgttttcagGTCAGGACGTATCGTATTCGACATTTGACGCAAGAAAATAATGAGTGGTGTCTTGTAAAACATTTGTCGAACATGAAATAGGTATTTCCTACAATGGTTATTGTTATGACCAAGAAAAAACATTGTCATGAATTTACACATCAACCGTTGTTTGACAGAAGTAAAATCTGACTTTAATGGGCTATAAAATACGACAAACAGTGCTAGGAAATAGGactaaaattgcaaaaataatatgccaaaatataatatggtaatatgttatttttatgctacaaaattaattaaaaagaaGATGAGGAAAACGTTGGCATTTAAAGGCCCATAACAACAAtaatgtacaaacattgttgAGAAAATAACCATGTTTGAGAACACAAGACCTGCATAAGAATCAGTTTCTAAATAGTGACAAAACTTCGTTTTAATTATCATGAGTATTTATTTACATGACCTTCGTTTCACGTTTTAGATGCAAGGAGTATCTGTTTACATGATCATTGTTTCACGTTTAAGAATTTAGATACAAGGACTATTTGTTTACATGGCCTTTGTTTACaactataaatattttgacgGCCGTCGTTTCACGTTTTAGATACCAGATGTGTTTTTTACATGACAACCGTTTTACGTTTTTAGATTCTCTTCACGTTCGACACAATGAGTATTTGTTTACATGACCACCGCTTCAAGTTTAAGATATCACAAGTATTTGTTCACATGACCACCGTTTCACGTTTTTAGATTCGTTTAACGTTCGATACAATGAGTATTTGTTCACAGGACCACCGTTTCACGTTTTTAGATTCGTTTTACGTTCGATACAATGAGTTTTTGTTCACATGACCACCGTTTCACGTTTTTAGATTCGTTTAACGTTCGTTACAATGAGTATTTGTTCACATGACCAACATTTCACGTTTTTAGATTCGTTTAACGTTCGATACAATGAGTATTTGTTCACATGACCACCGTTTCACGTTTTAGATTCGTTTAACGTTCGATACAATGAGTATTTGTTCACATGACACATGACCAGCGTTTCACGTTTTAGATTCGTTTTACGTTCGATACAATGAGTTTTTGTTCACAGGACCAGCGTTTCACGTTTTAGATTCGTTTTACGTTCGATGCAATGAGTTTTTGTTCACAGGACCAGCGTTTCACGTTTTAGATTCGTTTTACGTTCGATACAATGAGTTTTTGTTCACAGGACCACCGTTACAcgttttttattcgtttcacGTGCGATACAATGAGTATTCGTTCACATGACCAGAGTTTCACGTTTTTAAAGATACGTTTCACGTTCTATATTCGTTTCACGTTTGATACAATGAGTATTTGTTCACATGACCACCGTTTCAcgttttttattcgtttcacGTGCGATACAATGAGTATTTGTTTGCATTACCATTTTTAACACGTTTTAGCTACAATGAGTATTTGTTAACATGGCCGCCGTTTCATATTATAACTttgagtacatgtatttgtttatatgaacTTCATTTCATATACTAAATATGAGTATTTGATAACATGAACTTTAGTTTCATATAATAACACTATGAGTATTTGATAACATGAACTTCGTGGCAAGTTTAATGTattgattatttgtaaaacttcgTTGAAATTACTTTGAGTATGTGTTTACATTCGTTGCAATtgctgtatttgtttatatgaactaagcaattttaatgtattaattatttgttgaaCTTCGTTGCAATTGATAAGAGTGTTTGTTTACATGAACTTCGTTTCGATCACAATTGTACCGGGAGTATTTGTGTAAACACGCATGTGTTATCTAAAAATCAATTTCCTTTGTGATAAGGCAACATACTTCGAATAGTAAACTGCAAGCAACATAGAGTGTTGTATTCTTATCCAAAAATACAAACTGTAGTGTggctttaaaacattatcaatatataGAATGAATAGGATCCTCTTTTTTTTGCTTCGCCACTCTGTCTTTTGCAAAAAGCTGACAGTGGCAGACATTAGTGCTTGTCAACCTATTTAACTCAATGAACAACtcataaataattacaacaGTACATTACCCTCATATGAATAATTGTTTCTATCTATTTCTCTGAATTGTATGTTCATTTCACAGGCGCTAGAGCTTCGTTTGTTACATTTCATGAGATCAGGGACATAGCTGGCGTGACTATTAAAATAAGCCGACTTGCGAAGCCGTCCCAGTAGGGTCCCCAAGGAAAAGTTTGGTTCGCTAATGTCAGTAAAAGTGTTTTTGGTGGCATATCTTAGGACTAAACAGGCACTTTTACTGAAATAATGTACAATGCCGGGTTAAGCCGATGATAAATATGAATACAAGTCAGAATGTATTTAAGTGCCAAAAGAAAAGGCTTAAACATAGTTTGGCATGGAATTGTGATCTTGGAATTGTTTAATATtcgatttacattttttttgttgaaaatcgaAACCGTGGACTCGATCCGCTTGGGCATAATAGAATGTCCTTCAAACTTTCACAGAGATTCACGAATGCGCTAGAACGTTCAACTGAATACCACGATTAATGCCTTGTACGCGGGCTTCCTAGATGAATGTTGTAAAGTGAGTTCAGTCAAACTCCAAGACCAAATTTGATCGTAAATATGGGCCGGGAAAAATGCTTCAGGCCGAGAACAAACAATGAGTTTCTAAAAATTGACATTATTTATCATATTGTTCAACTCATTGAGTTGACATGAGCTTCATGTAAACACCCTAACATGAGTCCAACATAAAGGGGTCTCTTAATTACTGAATTCGATTTTCAAATTCTaataagattttatttaaaaataggcAACGATGGCCCTAAAAcactcacctaagcaaagggccacaactctgacAAAGCATTAataactagaagcgccgcaatgcgacgaaaccaggtttttgttatgggcaatcagaaattttagccaattaatttgttgtatgactttatctttacttttttcaaaaagagacgtaactgaaaattactcTAATTAAGTATCTTATGTGTTTAGTTTCGCTGCAACATTCATACTCAGTCTCATGTGAACATCTTTTacctatttttttgcatatGACAATGATTTAACTTTCGGCAAGCCAACATCACTGAATAccaatgacaatttatttttacaaaactaatgttttatctaattattaacacttttataaaatgcaaatgtcAATTTCAATGTAAATTCACAGTTTGCTGAgcaatatttgagaaaatggcttaacatatttaaaatcatattcaatGATAACACACTCTTTTGTCAAACTGATTATATTGAAGATgttatataacatttcaaaattcccttttctgagtctgagtctaaaaCTCAGAGTCATGACGATAGTGAACACAGACCCTGCTTCACTTCATAGGCATGCATGTTCTTGTaaaatattctcaaaaaatCAGTTGTCTGCTTTTTGAAAAAACCTTAAGTTTTTAACTTACACTCAACAAATCAAGTACCTTGACCTTCTTCCCCACCCTCAaaagcaagttcaatctgcagcttcatataagctatattcacactaagattcatcactatccatcaattctaactaagttgttgggcagaaaaacatatttctatttttaggaacagtgaccttgaccccacctcccaagctagctcttcacataagctaccttcgctctaagtttcatcaatatctatcaatgctaactaaagttattgggcatttttctattttaagtaatagtgaccttgaccttagcccctccacactcaaaagcaatcccaagctagctctttacataagcaacttacacgcacagtaacagtgaccttgaccccccccctcaaaagaaattccaagcttgctcttcacataagctactagtacctacacacaaaatttcgtcaacatctatcaatcctaactaaagatattgggcagaaaccatttttctatttttagtaacagtgaccttgaccttagctccaccTCCCtaaaaagcaatcccaagctagctctgtacataagctacctacacaccaagttttatcaatatctatcaatgctaactaaagatattgggcggacaccatttttaaatttttagtaacagtgtccttgaccttagccccaccccctcaaaagcaatcccaagctagctctttacataagctacccacacaccaagtttaatcaatatctatcaatgctatcaaaagttatttggcaaaaaacatttttctattttaagtaacagtgaccttgaccatttttctattttaagtaatagtgaccttgaccttagcccctccccactcaaaagcaatcccaagctagctcttcacataagcaacttacacaccaagtttcatcaatatcggtcaatgctaactaaagttattgggcagaaaccatttttctattttaaataacagtgaACTTAACGTTAGCCCCTCCCCCTTCATTAGCAATctcaagctagctctgtacataagctacctacacaccaagtttcatcaatatctgtcaatgctaactaaagttattgggcagaaaccatttttctattttaagttacagtgaccttgaccatttttctattttaagtaatagtgaccttgaccttagcccctccccactcaaaagcaatcccaagctagctcttcacataagcaacttacacaccaagtttcgtcaatatatatcaatgcttactaaaattattgggcagaaaccatttttctatttttagcaacagtgaccttgaccttagcccaacccccctcaaaagcattcccaagctagctcttcccataagctacctacacaccaagtttcatcaatatctatcaatgctaactaaagttattgaacagaaaccaatgtttgacgcccgcccgcccgtccgcccgcccaacgacaacctcattctaataacccggttttcgttgaaaacctggttaaaaatgttgcaattcaaatatatctttaGTGATAACGATGCCTagtttcatgtaaaggtcatgcaatgaagctgcctataaagtttcattgaatttctcctggtagtttcagagatattttttaaagcaaaacagtaagtcagtcattttgttgttgttgttgttgatcaatcgtgacgcattgttgtattgttttagagggtcacccaagggagcttcctgtaaagtttcattgaatttggactggtagtttcagaggagatgcttttaaaagcaaaacaggaagtcgaccattttgttgttaaacaatagtgaccccttgttgtatttttgtagagggacacccaaggaagcttcctgtgaaagtttcattgaatttggcctgttagtgtcagaggagatgttttttaagtaaatgttgACGGACAGACGGACTGACTGATGGACGGACGACGTACAAAGACCGATCACGATAgatcaccttgagcactttgtgctctggtgagctaaaaagaaTGGCCGTTATTATGTGTACCAAATTGCATGTAAATACCTTTACAACCTGTTTTTAGTTTTGGGCAACAATTAAGTTATTGTGAGACTTGGATGTAGGACTACACATACAATGTTTACGACAATGCATGCATCTTAACTCTCTTCTCTTCGAAACTATGATTATATCTATAGTAATAAGACACacaaataatgacataaatttattacataaaaattcatttgaatattgcaaaatagaaaccaatacatgatttgtttgaacACAAGCGGTGTTTAGCATCGTCAATTTTCTTCTACTGTTAACAGTTaagtttatttaacaataaaagcCAGAGCaataatacaagaaaatacCTCTCCATCCACCAAATTACCAACCCAATCATACTTATTACAATAAATTAATTCTCtgaattgtttcaataataatacATCCTGCCATTATGACCTACATTATTCATGTTTTGACAAGATGAAAAAGATTGTATCATATGGGTACTCTTCTAAAGGCAATGTCCATTCCTGACAGTTTAAACTAATGTGTTTGCAAAGCATTCCGATCACAAAAGTGTCATTCACAAAATATATAGTCTTACATGTTATTGTACATACATAATTAGTGTAAATGTATGGCTTTCACAATCTGACAACTACATTATTTGTTGACTGCGTAATATCAGCTTAGTACAACATATGTTCCCATGTTCACTTGAATCACATAATATATAGGTCTTACACTTCGAGTACATCTGACACTAGTGGGAAATATCATTATGGCATCATAGTTTCAGgtgaaaaaacaaattatgcaGAGAAATAGGATTATCCTCCTCATGCTGGAAAGGCTCCTTGTTTTCAtcttttacatacatgtagctgAAGTCCCATTGAGAGTCAGCAGTCAGCACTATCAACAACAAATGAAATTCCCGGACTATTTAGGCTGGTGGCAATAGATTCATGGCCTTGACTATTAACTTTCAATGTCATCTGTACCATAATACCTTCAGAATTACTGTCAGATATCCATGCCAAAATAAGATAAAGTTGCATCAAACATGCAGACACACCCATTGAAATAACTAACCTCTGGTATTGTTGCTTGTTTTCATTGCCTTAAGGCAAAAGTGTCATTTACTTTGCCATGTATTTCATCCGATTTAAACATATGCCAGAACGCGTTCaactaaatattatatatacttatactATATATTAACAGTTGATCAAATATGAGGATAATTTTTTGGCAGAGATGCAAAATCACACTGTCCTCAGTTCCAAAAACCTTTCTTCTAATACAAGTATGTCCAGCTAATCGCCTAGGTATGTCGCTATTGGAATGGGTGTTCACTTGATACTCGGGTCCATTTTAACGATATGATCAGGAAAATGGTCTCGCAGGATAATCCCCTTGTCTTGGTTCACATCAAGCTCATCAATAAATCCAAACCAGTAGATCACCATGCCGGGCCCAAACCTGGGAATGTAATCACCAAAATGTGCATActaacacaaaaaaaatctgtttgAAAAGCTTGATATTTCCATGAAAACAGGTTTATAGTAATCTGTTCATCTTcatctgtttattatttaatggtaatagtaaaaaatgaagttaaattTACTAAATACAAGTGCATTCAGATGCCaacaaatgtcaatttttctcTGTGGACCAAGGCATACATCAAAAAATATTCTAGCCATAGTTATGTATGTACCGGGTGCATGTACTTTCATAGTGAACCCAGTTTCATGACAatattttcaacagtttttataCACAagattatttgcattttttaaatgacattgcaaacaacaataaaacaaataatgataccAAGGCTATAAAAATACTGGGAGCCTTTTCCTTTGAAAAACCAGACAAGCTAACCAACCCTGTACCTGTTCCAGTAGCTCCAGAACTGTTCCTTCAGGTAACCCTTGTGACTATGCTCGTCTCCGAACGAAGCCTTGCTCTCAATCCAATTCACCACACGTCCATCTACAGCTGCAATTACAGTTGGTTAATATTAATGGTCTAGAACCACCTTCACTTT
Coding sequences within:
- the LOC128208439 gene encoding uncharacterized protein LOC128208439; the encoded protein is MKLQIELAFEGGEEGQGPIQYSVEMGVFSGRDDPRWVVGTRSPWFGRLSIMLAKSRSTRMAERLGYRGFTVEVRNVFGQRVYRTVGAGTNPELELVLLNSSPTPLEGAVRRHVTDFLRRRVIRPLPVVLDPFDALNEDGALPYCRLPDFNPLLWSRYPQVTRNNCYNYATNRMTDTFAQPGRATGRRFSRPLTARGVLAATIRDGFIPLPHMYMYRSTCVFALAIWPGVDYHFYRMDSNLMWSHKPGRTPVRNTDNSGSLIKDPRLADRGNYVVFAAYLANHSNARVL